One region of Armigeres subalbatus isolate Guangzhou_Male chromosome 3, GZ_Asu_2, whole genome shotgun sequence genomic DNA includes:
- the LOC134223884 gene encoding peritrophin-48-like, with the protein MRSILLALLIAATQIGADSTANNPCQGILTGILVNPDVCYQFIICHLQEAEFVNCPDGEIFSPDLITCVPGNQATCVEGLPEEPEEDNPCSGILIARFPHPESCTKYNSCLLGQLRENTCRDGFIFSRTTFLCLPGNSETCEVQLIPTTTTPAPGSIKPIPFDYCILNSQAFGRLPHPQLCSRYVNCAAYVPTERECPNWTVFNERIRICIPGNPNTCATIINPGGTTTTTLAPITDEICEGRLVGLIPHPHFCYMYVSCLRGAATERECPRYNVFDERLSICRPGNQATCVIYGTNSE; encoded by the coding sequence ATGAGGTCAATATTGCTTGCGCTTCTTATTGCTGCAACCCAGATTGGAGCAGATTCGACGGCAAACAACCCTTGCCAGGGGATCCTCACTGGAATCCTGGTGAATCCTGACGTGTGCTACCAGTTTATTATTTGCCATTTACAAGAAGCGGAGTTCGTGAATTGTCCCGACGGGGAAATTTTCTCTCCGGATTTGATCACGTGTGTTCCAGGAAACCAAGCAACTTGTGTCGAAGGACTGCCTGAGGAGCCAGAAGAAGACAATCCATGCAGCGGAATATTGATTGCTAGATTCCCACATCCGGAAAGTTGCACCAAGTACAACAGTTGCCTCTTGGGTCAGTTGAGGGAAAATACTTGTCGAGATGGGTTCATATTCTCGCGAACAACATTTTTATGTTTGCCTGGTAACTCGGAGACTTGTGAGGTGCAGCTGATACCAACGACAACTACGCCGGCACCAGGAAGTATCAAACCAATCCCCTTCGACTACTGTATCCTGAACAGTCAAGCATTCGGAAGGTTGCCTCATCCACAGCTTTGTTCACGTTACGTGAACTGCGCGGCTTATGTACCAACAGAACGCGAGTGCCCGAATTGGACGGTGTTCAACGAAAGAATACGTATTTGCATCCCCGGTAACCCGAACACCTGTGCTACGATCATCAATCCGGGTGGAACCACAACCACCACCTTGGCGCCGATAACCGACGAAATTTGCGAGGGTAGGCTGGTAGGACTGATACCGCATCCGCACTTCTGCTACATGTATGTGAGCTGCCTGAGGGGCGCTGCTACGGAGCGTGAGTGTCCCAGGTATAACGTGTTCGACGAACGGCTGTCGATTTGCCGACCAGGTAATCAGGCTACGTGCGTGATTTATGGAACAAACTCAGAATAA